Below is a genomic region from Streptomyces ferrugineus.
ATCGGCGACGACGCCATCATCAACGCGATACCGAAGAACGCGTGGAACGGCATACCGGCGAACAGCTCCAGCATCCGCATCAGATACCCCGGCCGCTGCGGTCCCGGATCGACACCGATGATCGGCCAGAAGAACACCACGCCCACGGCGAGGAAGTGCACCATCATCGCGATGTGCCCCGTCTTGGACCCCATCAGGAAGTCGAAGAGCGAAGTGAAGTACAGCGCGTAGAGGCTCGCGATGAACATCGGAATGGTGAACGCCGGATGCGTGATGATCCGCATGTAGCGGCTGTGCAGCAGGGCCAGCAGCAGTTCCCGCGGCCCCTTGCGCCCCCGCCCGGCGGGCGGCAGCGCGCGCAGCGCCAATGTGATGGGCGCCCCCAGCAGGATCAGAATGGGCGACAGCATGCTGATGACCATGTGCTGCACCATGTGCACGCTGAACATGACCATTCCGTAGTCGTTCAGCCCGGTACACATGACGAGCAGCACGGTCAGCACACCGATGACATAGGAGACCGTCCGCCCCACGGGCCACTTGTCCCCGCGCCGACGCAGCCGTACGACTCCCCACGCGTACAGCGCGAGCCCCGCGACACAGGCCACCAGAAAGAACGGGTCCGCGGACCACGCAAGCCCCCGCCCCAGCGTGAACGGCGGCAGATCCATCATCATGCCGTGCCCGCTGTGATCCATCCGGCGGCTCCTGATTCGTGGGGGTTGTGCGCTGTCTGTCCCCCACAGACTAGAACCGCCCCCGGCGACAGCAGTCACCGGGGGCGATTACAGTGCGCTCCTCAGAGCACGCACTCAGCCTCTTCGTACCGGTCCTGAGGAACGGTCTTCAGCGTCTGAACGGCCTCGGCCAACGACACCATCTCGATGTCGGTCCCCCGCAGCGCCGTCATCTTCCCGAACTCACCCCGGTGCACGGCCTCCACCGCGTGCCACCCGAACCGGGTCGCGAGCACCCGGTCGTACGCGGTGGGCGTGCCGCCTCGCTGGACATGCCCCAGAATCACCGGCCGCGCCTCCTTGCCGAGGCGCTCCTCCAGCTCGATCGAAAGCTGGCGGGCGATCCCGGCGAACCGCTCGTGCCCGTAGATGTCCTTGCCGCCCTCGTCGAACTCCATGGTCCCGGCCCTGGGCTTGGCCCCCTCGGCCGCGACGACGATCGCGAAGCGCTTGCCGGCCTGGAACCGGTTCCCGACGACCCGGGTCAACTCGTCGATGTCGAAGGGCCGTTCCGGTACGACGACGGCGTGCGCACCGGCCGCCATGCCGGAGTGCAGGGCGATCCAGCCGGTGTGCCGGCCCATGACCTCGACGACCAGTACCCGCTGGTGGGACTCGGCGGTGGTCTTGAGCCGGTCCAGCGCCTCGGTCGCCACGGTGACCGCGGTGTCGAAGCCGAAGGTGACGTCCGTGACGGCGATGTCGTTGTCGATGGTCTTCGGCACCCCCACCACGGGCAGGCCGCTGTCCGACATCAGCCGGGCGGCCTTGAGCGTGCCCTCGCCGCCGATCGGGATGATCGCGTCGAGGCCGAGCTCGGCGACATGGCCCTTGGCCCGCTCCACGCCGTCCCGCAGATGGGAGGGCTGGACCCGGGAGGAGCCGAGGATGGTGCCGCCGCGGGCGAGGATGCCGCCCACCGCGTCGAGGTCGAGCTTGAGGTAGTCGCACTCCAGGAGGCCCTTCCAGCCGTCCCGGAAGCCGATGACCTCGTCGCCGTGGTCGACGACGGCGCGGTGCACGACGGACCGGATGACGGCGTTCAGGCCGGGGCAGTCGCCGCCGGACGTGAGGACACCAATGCGCATAGCCCGAAAAACCTTCTTCACGTGGGCCGGGACCGGACCACGCTGTCCGGCTCGAATCCCCGCCACCCTAGCGGCATCGGGGGGCGGGGCCGAACCGTGCGTCCGCCTGCTGGACGACCCCGCTCACCTGTGCGGACGCCCCGACAGACGGGCTGGTGACGACAGGCTGGAGCCGGGGTGTGCGAGCGCCGTCAGGCAGGCTGCTGGGCGGCTGCGATGCGCTCGTTGCGCAGCGCCTCGTACCAGCGGTCGTCCGTCGGGGGCAGCGCGTTCACGTCGAGCGCCAGCTTCAGCAGCAGGTCGGCGATCAGCGGATTGCGGGCGAGCACCGGACCGTGCATGTACGTGCCGAAGACGGTGTCGTTGTACGCGCCCTCCGTGCCGTCCCCCGTGCCGTTGCCCTTGCCCAGGCGGACCTGGGCCAAGGGGCGGGCGGTCGGGCCGAGGTGGGTGACGCCCTGGTGGTTCTCGAAGCCGGTCAGCGGAGGCAGGCCCAGGCGCGGGTCGATGTCGGCGAGCACGTCACCGACGCACCGCTCGCCCTCGCCGCGCACGGACACCACGTCGATCAGCCCGAGGCCGGGCTCGCGCTGCCCGAGGTCGTTGATGAACTCGTGCCCGAGGATCTGGTAGCCGGCGCACACCGAGAACACGATGGCGCCGTTCTCGACGGCGCGGCTCAGACCGCCGTCGCGCCGCAGCCGCTCGGCCGCGAGCCGCTGCGGGCGGTCCTCGCCGCCGCCGATGAGGTAGATGTCGCCGGAGGTCGGGATCGGCTGGTCGCTGCGCACGTCGAGCCGGGCCACGTCGAGGCCGCGCTGGCGGGCGCGGCGCTCCACGACGAGGACGTTGCCCTGGTCGCCGTAGGTGCTGAGCAGGTCGGGGTAGACCCAGACGACCCGCAGTTGGTTGTCGCTCACTTAAGTCCCCTGAAGTCCGGTGGTCAGTTGCCGACGCGGCGGCGCAGGTCCTGGAACGCGGTGTAGTTGGCGATGACCTCGATCCGGCCCGGCGGGCACTTCTGCACGGCCTGGTCGAGGTTCTCGCAGACCTGGAACTGCTGGTCCGCGACCTCCAGGCGCACCGCGAGGTCGAGCCTGCGGTCGCCGATGACACAGATCGGGTGCCCGCTGAGCCGGGTGTAGTCGACGTCCCACAGCCAGGAGGTGTCGGTGCCGTCCGCGCCGCGCGCGTTCACGGAGAGGATCACCGGGGTCGGCGGCGGGTCGATCAGGGAGAACGTCTCCAGCCAGCCGGCCGGGTTCTTGGCGAGCAGCAGCCGCAGATCGCGTCCCTGGAACTGCACGACGTCGTAGCGCCCGGCGACGGCCTGCACCTGGTACATGCGCTCCAGGGCGACCTGCGGCGGCACCCCGAAGACGGCGGCCACCGCGGCCGAGGAGGCGGCGTTGGCCTTGTTGGCCCGGCCGGGCAGCTGAAGGTGGATGGGCCACGCGGAACCGTGCGGGTCCAGGACGTGGTCCCCGGACAGCGCCCAGCTCGGCGTGGGGCGGCGGAAGCCGCACTCACCGCAGAACCAGTCGTCCCCCGGCCGCTGCATCACACCGCCGCAGGACGGGCAGGACCAGGCGTCGTCCTTCCACATCTGCCCGGCGGCGACCCAGATCACGTTGGGCGAGGAGGAAGCGGCCCACACCACCAGCGGGTCGTCGCAGTTGGCGACGACCACGGCCTTCGAACCGGCGAGCCCCTCACGCCAGTTCTCGGCGAGCATCCGGGTCTCGGCGGCCCGGTCCAGCTGGTCGCGGGAGAGGTTGAGCAGGGCGATGCACTTCGGGTCGGTGTCCCGGGCGACTCCGGCGAGGTACTTCTCGTCGACCTCGATGACGCCGTAGCGCGCCTCCGAGCTGCCCGCGAGCGCCGAGGTGATGCCGGCGGGCATGTTGGCGCCGAGCGCGTTGGAGACGACCGGCCCCGCGGCCCGCAGCGCCTCCGCGATGAGCCGCGTCGTCGTGGTCTTGCCGTTGGTCGCCGACACCAGGATCACGTCCAGGTTCTGGGCGAGCCTGGCGAGGAGGTCGGGGTCGAGTTTGAGTGCCACCCGGCCACCGATCACCGAACCGCTGCCGCGCCCCGCGGCGCGCGATGCCGCCGCGACCGCCTTGCCCGCGGTCACGGCGATCTTGGCCCGCGGCGTGAGCGGGTCCGAGTTGCCTGCCATCAGTTCTCGATCCTCCTTGCGTACCAGCCGCGCCTGAAGCCCTACGGCAACGTGGTGGTGGTCAGCCTATCGAGATCCATTCGCACTCCCGAATCGCCGTACCCTTGCGGCCATGCGCAATGTCTCCATTCCGGGCACACACGGGCGTGTTCGGCCCCTCACCCTGCTCGGTGGCCCCGTGCTGCACGCACCGTGCGAGGAGGTCACCGACTTCGGCCCGGAACTGGCGGCGCTGGTGGACGACTTGTTCGCGACGATGTACGCCGCGCAGGGCGTGGGACTGGCGGCGAACCAGGTGGGGGAGCCGCTGCGGGTCTTCGTGTACGACTGCCCCGACGACGAGGACGTACGGCATCTCGGCCATGTGGTGAACCCACGGCTCGTGGCGGCGGACGGCGTCGTGATCCGCGGGCCGGAGGGCTGTCTGTCCCTGCCGGGCCTTGAGGCGGGGACGGAGCGGTACGACCACGCCGTGGTCGAGGGGTTCACGGTGGCGGGGGAGCCGGTGACCGTTCACGGGACGGGGTTCTTCGCGCGGTGCCTGCAGCACGAGTGCGATCACCTGGAGGGCCGGGTGTACATCGATCACCTCACGGGGTGGCGAAAGCGACGGGTGCTGCGGCAGGCCGCGCGAGCGCCGTGGGGAAGATGACGCGATCCCGCCCCTGAGGGCGCCTCAGAAACCAGGGCCGCCCATCTTGTCCCCCGCCGCCGCCAGCCTGCCCCACAACAGGTCGGCCAGACTGCGCACCAACTCCGTGCGCGTGCACGGCCGTTCCCCCAGCCACCAGTCTCCCGCGGCATGCATCATCCCGACGATCCCGTGCCCCCACACCCGGGCCAGCTGCTGACTGCCGGGACCGAGATCCAGCCGCTCCTCGATGACGGTGGCCAGTTCCTCACCCATCCTGCGGAGCAACGGCGCCGAGTGCTTGCCGACGTCGAACCCCTGGTCCCCGGTCTGGCCCGCGTCCGCCGGATGCATCAGGAACCGGTACACCTGAGGCCGTGCCTCGATCGCCGCGAGGTAGGTGTCCAGCGTGGCCTCGACCCGCTCGCGCCGGTCCGCGGGAGCGTCCAGCGCCGCCCGCAACGAGTCCAGGAGCGCATCCGTGTGTCTTTTGGCCAACGCCGCGTAAAGTCCGCCTTTGTCGCCGAAGTGCCGATACAGAATGGGCTTTGTGATGCCCGCTTCCGCCGCGATCGCGTTCATCGAGGCTTGTGGGCCGTCGCGCAGCACCACCCGGTCGGCGGCCTCCAGCAGCTCGCGCCGACGGCGATCGGCGGACCGCTGCTGATCGGTCCGCTGCGTGGTGTCCATGAGCTCTCCCCACCCGTACTGATTCGGTGACGCCTGCGCAAACTAACACCCAACCTGCCACAACCATCGAACGGGCTGCCGATCGGGCATCGTGGGTTGACTTTACCTACTCGCCGGTAACAAACTAGGGTTACCGCAAGTAACAACATGCATGCTGCCATGCACGTACGCCGCTGGAGGGGACATGGCCGAGTTCACCATGGAGCTCAACGACGAACAGAAGGAGGTCCGGGACTGGCTGCACGGTTTCGCCGCCGATGTGATCCGCCCCGCGGCCGCCGAATGGGACGAGCGTGAGGAGACTCCCTGGCCGGTCATCCAGGAGGCCGCGAAGGTCGGCATCTACTCGCTCGACTTCTACGCCCAGCAGTACTTCGACCCGACCGGCCTCGGCATCCCCATGG
It encodes:
- a CDS encoding cytochrome c oxidase assembly protein, yielding MDHSGHGMMMDLPPFTLGRGLAWSADPFFLVACVAGLALYAWGVVRLRRRGDKWPVGRTVSYVIGVLTVLLVMCTGLNDYGMVMFSVHMVQHMVISMLSPILILLGAPITLALRALPPAGRGRKGPRELLLALLHSRYMRIITHPAFTIPMFIASLYALYFTSLFDFLMGSKTGHIAMMVHFLAVGVVFFWPIIGVDPGPQRPGYLMRMLELFAGMPFHAFFGIALMMASSPMVETFENPPASLGIDALSDQNAAGGIAWAFSEVPSVLVLIALLFQWYRSEQRQARRTDRAADRDGDKELEAYNAYLASLNARGN
- a CDS encoding 6-phosphofructokinase yields the protein MRIGVLTSGGDCPGLNAVIRSVVHRAVVDHGDEVIGFRDGWKGLLECDYLKLDLDAVGGILARGGTILGSSRVQPSHLRDGVERAKGHVAELGLDAIIPIGGEGTLKAARLMSDSGLPVVGVPKTIDNDIAVTDVTFGFDTAVTVATEALDRLKTTAESHQRVLVVEVMGRHTGWIALHSGMAAGAHAVVVPERPFDIDELTRVVGNRFQAGKRFAIVVAAEGAKPRAGTMEFDEGGKDIYGHERFAGIARQLSIELEERLGKEARPVILGHVQRGGTPTAYDRVLATRFGWHAVEAVHRGEFGKMTALRGTDIEMVSLAEAVQTLKTVPQDRYEEAECVL
- a CDS encoding type 1 glutamine amidotransferase — protein: MSDNQLRVVWVYPDLLSTYGDQGNVLVVERRARQRGLDVARLDVRSDQPIPTSGDIYLIGGGEDRPQRLAAERLRRDGGLSRAVENGAIVFSVCAGYQILGHEFINDLGQREPGLGLIDVVSVRGEGERCVGDVLADIDPRLGLPPLTGFENHQGVTHLGPTARPLAQVRLGKGNGTGDGTEGAYNDTVFGTYMHGPVLARNPLIADLLLKLALDVNALPPTDDRWYEALRNERIAAAQQPA
- a CDS encoding MurT ligase domain-containing protein yields the protein MAGNSDPLTPRAKIAVTAGKAVAAASRAAGRGSGSVIGGRVALKLDPDLLARLAQNLDVILVSATNGKTTTTRLIAEALRAAGPVVSNALGANMPAGITSALAGSSEARYGVIEVDEKYLAGVARDTDPKCIALLNLSRDQLDRAAETRMLAENWREGLAGSKAVVVANCDDPLVVWAASSSPNVIWVAAGQMWKDDAWSCPSCGGVMQRPGDDWFCGECGFRRPTPSWALSGDHVLDPHGSAWPIHLQLPGRANKANAASSAAVAAVFGVPPQVALERMYQVQAVAGRYDVVQFQGRDLRLLLAKNPAGWLETFSLIDPPPTPVILSVNARGADGTDTSWLWDVDYTRLSGHPICVIGDRRLDLAVRLEVADQQFQVCENLDQAVQKCPPGRIEVIANYTAFQDLRRRVGN
- the def gene encoding peptide deformylase, translated to MRNVSIPGTHGRVRPLTLLGGPVLHAPCEEVTDFGPELAALVDDLFATMYAAQGVGLAANQVGEPLRVFVYDCPDDEDVRHLGHVVNPRLVAADGVVIRGPEGCLSLPGLEAGTERYDHAVVEGFTVAGEPVTVHGTGFFARCLQHECDHLEGRVYIDHLTGWRKRRVLRQAARAPWGR
- a CDS encoding TetR family transcriptional regulator, with amino-acid sequence MDTTQRTDQQRSADRRRRELLEAADRVVLRDGPQASMNAIAAEAGITKPILYRHFGDKGGLYAALAKRHTDALLDSLRAALDAPADRRERVEATLDTYLAAIEARPQVYRFLMHPADAGQTGDQGFDVGKHSAPLLRRMGEELATVIEERLDLGPGSQQLARVWGHGIVGMMHAAGDWWLGERPCTRTELVRSLADLLWGRLAAAGDKMGGPGF